The sequence below is a genomic window from Shinella zoogloeoides.
ATCCGCGAGCACACGCTCGCCGCCATCGGCCGGCCGGGCCAGATCATGAACCGGCTCTGGAGCCTGCGCCCGGCTCGCTTTTCCGAAATGGTCGCCGGCGGCTTCCGCGTCGGGCAGTTCAACCTGGAACGGGTGCTCAAGGCCTTCCTGCCGGACCGCCTGCCGGAGACCTTCGAAGAACTCGCCATCCCGCTGAAGGTCATCGCGGCGGATTATTACGGGCAGTGCGAATGCGTCTGCGAGCGCGGCCCGCTCCTGCCGGCCATCGCCGCCTCCGCCGCCCTGCCGGCCATCTTCCGCCCGGTCGTCATCGACGGCCGCGTGATGATGGACGGCGGGCTCTGGAATCCGGTGCCGTTCGATCATCTCGCCGGCAAGGCGGACATCACCATCGGCGTCGACGTCATCGGCCAGCCGCCCGCCGGCACCGCGGACCTGCCGAACAGCATCGACAGCCTCTACGGCGCCACCCAGCTCACCATGCGTTCCATCGTCACGCTGAAGCTGGAAAAAGGGGCGCCCGACATCTTCCTGCGCCCCGACGTCGGCCGCTTCCGGGTGCTCGATTTCGTCAAGGCCGAGGAAGTGCTGTCGGCCTCAGCAGGCATCCGCGACGAGCTGAAGCGGGCGCTGGAGGAAAAACTCTCGGCCTTGAGCGCGCGGTAAGCGGCAACCGCTACCCTCCCGATCAGGCGCTCTCATCCGCTTGCGTCTTCTTCTTCGGCTTGACCAGCGGCTCCGGCTTCACCGGTTTGGAATGCAGCATGTGCCGCCCGGCTGCGATACCCTCGACGGCTTGAAGCTCGAGGCGGGCCACGTCGCGGCGGCGGATGTCGTCGCCGATCGCCAGCGCGTCGTCGGGTTCGACCCCCAGTTCCTCCAGCGTTTCCCGGCCGAAGAGCAGGGCGGATTCGAAGGTCTCGCGCACGTCGTGCTGCACGCCGCGCGCACGCAGCGACAGGGTGTGCACGCGGTCGTAGGAA
It includes:
- a CDS encoding patatin-like phospholipase family protein, whose translation is MTGALVSVEHPQAGGPTVAIALGGGGARGLAHIHVIEVLDELGIRPVLISGASIGAIMGAAMAAGMSGREIREHTLAAIGRPGQIMNRLWSLRPARFSEMVAGGFRVGQFNLERVLKAFLPDRLPETFEELAIPLKVIAADYYGQCECVCERGPLLPAIAASAALPAIFRPVVIDGRVMMDGGLWNPVPFDHLAGKADITIGVDVIGQPPAGTADLPNSIDSLYGATQLTMRSIVTLKLEKGAPDIFLRPDVGRFRVLDFVKAEEVLSASAGIRDELKRALEEKLSALSAR